The Magnolia sinica isolate HGM2019 chromosome 9, MsV1, whole genome shotgun sequence genome contains a region encoding:
- the LOC131254925 gene encoding putative receptor-like protein kinase At3g47110: MGQLFRLWYLGLDNNTLTGEIPTYLTHCSKLEFLYLLQNWLAGRIPTEIGSLSKLTVLALGENNLTGSIPLSLGNLSSLLFLHLTRNSLDGSIPDDLGRLASLELFYIGQNELSGRIPPQLYNLSSIKFLDVGLNRLHGNLPPNLGLTLPNLQELHAGGNQFTGPIPISLSNASGLVTIDLANNSFSGSVPSNFGSLKGLSELRLWGNKLGIGKSHDLIFLDSLTNCSSLQLLDVAGNHLSGALPDSMSNISTQLTWLSLEDNKIFGSIPSWIQNLVGLTVLDMGYNFLTGTIPIGIGKLNKARKLWFEANELSGQIPSSLGNISQLLVLSLYENNLSGSIPSTIGNCINLQFIYLHSNKFSSSLPKQLFIFPSLIELHIGNNSFTDSLPVEVGYLKTLSELSVSNNKLSGEIPSSLGNCLSLEYLLLDGNFFQEAIPPTFSTLRGLRYLDLSRNNLSGEIPKYLEKLALESLNLSFNNFEGELPKQGVFGNASEVSVLGNNKLCGGIPELNLPQCSSQASKKQRKSLASKVKISVVVIVLCLMLVSCIFATLYWVRKSRRKPVDVPSAEDPFVTMSYAELFKATDGFSSANLVGTGSFGAVYKGALDRDGTRVAVKVFNLQQQGALRSFMAECEALKNIRHRNLVKILTCCVSIDFKGNDFKALVYEYMPNESLDKWLHTDGHEQLGRNLKFTQMLNIAIDVASALDYLHNHCQTPIIHRDLKPSNILLDDDMIARVGDFGLARFLPEVSQTSSVGIKGSVGYIAPEYAMGSKASTQGDVYSYGILLLEMITGKGPTDGMFMDNLSLHHFAKLALPKRVMEIVEPRLLIEYTEVTQGNGNHINTRNKMHECLISMVKIGVLCSSEFPRERMCMKDVASEIHTIKNQYLGVRIHRDIQVRSQILDGGLSYLSHY, encoded by the exons ATGGGCCAGCTGTTCCGCTTGTGGTATCTCGGTCTGGACAATAACACACTCACCGGAGAAATTCCAACATATCTGACTCACTGTTCGAAACTCGAATTCCTTTATCTTTTGCAGAATTGGTTGGCAGGGAGGATTCCAACTGAGATTGGCTCTCTATCGAAACTCACTGTATTGGCTCTTGGTGAGAACAATCTTACAGGAAGCATCCCACTttcacttggaaacctttcgtCTCTCCTTTTCCTTCATCTCACTAGAAACAGTCTGGATGGCAGCATACCAGATGACCTTGGTCGGTTGGCAAGCTTAGAGTTGTTTTACATTGGTCAAAATGAACTGTCAGGTAGGATTCCACCCCAGCTATACAATCTCTCCTCTATTAAGTTTTTGGACGTGGGATTGAACAGATTGCATGGAAACCTTCCTCCTAACTTAGGCCTCACTCTTCCTAATCTCCAAGAGCTTCACGCAGGAGGAAACCAATTCACAGGACCCATACCaatttcattatccaatgcttcAGGACTCGTAACTATTGATCTTGCTAACAATAGCTTTAGCGGATCTGTACCTTCGAATTTTGGAAGCCTCAAGGGTCTGTCTGAGTTACGTTTGTGGGGTAATAAACTTGGAATTGGAAAATCTCATGACTTGATTTTTCTTGATTCTTTGACCAATTGCAGTAGCTTACAGCTGCTGGATGTAGCGGGTAATCATCTCAGCGGTGCGTTGCCCGACTCCATGTCTAATATTTCGACCCAACTGACTTGGCTATCTTTGGAAGACAACAAGATATTCGGAAGCATCCCATCTTGGATTCAGAATCTTGTCGGCTTAACAGTACTGGATATGGGGTATAACTTTTTAACAGGTACTATTCCCATTGGTATTGGGAAGCTTAACAAGGCAAGGAAGCTTTGGTTTGAAGCAAATGAATTATCAGGGCAAATTCCGTCTTCCTTAGGCAACATCTCCCAATTGTTGGTACTCAGTTTATATGAAAACAATCTATCGGGGAGCATACCTTCAACTATTGGTAATTGCATAAACCTGCAATTCATATACCTCCACAGTAATAAGTTCAGCAGTAGCTTACCCAAACAGCTCTTCATCTTTCCATCTTTGATTGAACTTCACATTGGAAATAACTCTTTTACCGATAGTTTGCCAGTCGAAGTTGGTTACTTGAAAACTCTCTCAGAATTGAGTGTTTCGAATAACAAATTGTCAGGAGAAATTCCAAGCTCTCTAGGCAATTGTCTCAGCCTAGAGTATCTCTTGTTGGATGGAAACTTCTTTCAAGAAGCAATTCCTCCAACATTTAGTACTCTAAGAGGCCTTCGATACCTGGATCTTTCACGCAACAACCTTTCTGGGGAGATTCCAAAATATCTGGAGAAGCTTGCTCTAGAGTCTCTAAATCTATCCTTCAATAATTTTGAGGGTGAATTACCGAAACAAGGGGTCTTTGGAAATGCCAGTGAAGTTTCAGTGCTCGGAAATAATAAGCTTTGTGGGGGTATTCCAGAATTAAATTTGCCTCAATGCTCTAGCCAAGCTTCCAAGAAACAGAGAAAGTCTCTTGCATCAAAAGTAAAAATCTCAGTTGTTGTTATTGTCCTGTGCCTTATGTTAGTATCATGTATCTTTGCCACTCTTTATTGGGTAAGAAAGTCAAGAAGGAAACCTGTTGATGTGCCTTCTGCAGAGGATCCTTTCGTCACCATGTCTTATGCGGAACTCTTTAAAGCAACGGATGGCTTCTCTTCTGCCAATTTGGTCGGCACCGGAAGTTTTGGCGCTGTATATAAAGGGGCTCTAGATCGTGATGGAACTAGGGTAGCAGTGAAAGTATTCAACCTTCAACAACAAGGAGCTCTGAGGAGCTTCATGGCTGAATGCGAAGCCTTAAAaaacattaggcatcggaatctTGTTAAGATCTTAACTTGCTGTGTAAGCATTGATTTCAAGggcaatgattttaaagctcTAGTTTACGAGTACATGCCCAATGAAAGTCTAGACAAGTGGTTGCACACAGATGGTCATGAGCAGCTTGGAAGGAACTTGAAGTTTACTCAAATGCTAAACATAGCTATTGATGTGGCTTCTGCACTGGATTATCTGCATAATCATTGCCAAACGCCAATCATTCATCGAGATTTAAAGCCAAGCAATattcttcttgatgatgacatgattgctcGTGTGGGTGATTTCGGGCTAGCCAGGTTCTTACCTGAGGTTTCTCAAACTAGCTCGGTTGGAATCAAGGGATCTGTTGGATACATCGCTCCAG AATATGCAATGGGCAGTAAagcatctacacaaggagatgttTACAGCTATGGAATCCTTCTATTGGAGATGATCACTGGAAAGGGGCCAACTGATGGCATGTTTATGgacaatctaagccttcatcattttgctAAGTTGGCTTTGCCTAAACGAGTAATGGAGATTGTTGAGCCACGACTGCTTATAGAATACACTGAAGTTACTCAAGGCAATGGAAATCATATCAATACaagaaataaaatgcatgaatgcttgatttcaatggtcaaaatcGGTGTGTTGTGCTCTTCAGAGTTTCCAAGAGAACGAATGTGCATGAAAGATGTGGCTTCAGAAATACATACAATCAAGAACCAGTATCTCGGGGTTAGGATCCATAGAGACATCCAAGTTAGATCACAAATATTAGATGGTGGTTTGTCTTACCTCAGTCATTACTAA